The following proteins are encoded in a genomic region of Streptomyces collinus Tu 365:
- a CDS encoding TetR/AcrR family transcriptional regulator produces MPKPVVPEENRRRRRPTRGGTVLSEPLIVETALRLLREHGSAGLTARRLGLALDCDPSTLYRYFRGMDDLTLAIGDALIGQALDGWRPTGRWRPDLRAIGLRIHAAYVAHPQAALLTANRVTGRAHELAADEAVLDVLRTGGFSLPETVAVYHAFIDQTLAFAALDAASLALPSASQRADEDKWHSTYARLPRTTHPRIAEAAPLLAGRMVTSAYPTALDMLLESAERRLAEAGDHD; encoded by the coding sequence GTGCCCAAGCCCGTGGTGCCCGAGGAGAACCGCCGCCGGCGCCGTCCGACACGCGGCGGCACCGTGCTGTCGGAGCCGCTGATCGTCGAGACCGCGCTGCGTCTGCTGCGCGAGCACGGCAGCGCGGGTCTGACCGCTCGCCGTCTGGGCCTCGCGCTGGACTGCGATCCGAGCACCCTGTACCGGTACTTCCGGGGCATGGACGACCTCACCCTGGCCATCGGCGACGCGCTGATCGGACAGGCGCTGGACGGCTGGCGGCCCACCGGGCGGTGGCGGCCCGACCTCCGCGCGATCGGGCTGCGCATCCACGCCGCGTACGTCGCCCACCCGCAGGCGGCGCTGCTGACCGCGAACCGGGTCACCGGGCGGGCCCACGAGCTGGCGGCGGACGAGGCGGTCCTGGACGTGCTGCGCACGGGCGGGTTCTCCCTGCCGGAGACCGTCGCCGTCTACCACGCCTTCATCGACCAGACGCTGGCCTTCGCCGCCCTCGACGCCGCCTCACTGGCCCTGCCGAGCGCCTCCCAGCGGGCCGACGAGGACAAGTGGCACTCGACCTACGCCCGCCTGCCCCGCACCACCCACCCCCGCATCGCCGAGGCGGCCCCCCTGCTCGCCGGACGCATGGTGACCAGCGCCTATCCGACGGCCCTTGACATGCTCCTGGAAAGCGCGGAACGCCGCCTCGCGGAGGCCGGCGACCACGACTGA
- a CDS encoding saccharopine dehydrogenase family protein yields the protein MRVLLVGAGGVGTAITRIAARRPFLDLMVVADYDPARAEAAVAALGDASDRFLAERVDAGDEAGVARLLARHGCDVLLNATDPRFVMPLFRAARAAGVGYVDMAMSLSRPHPEQPYEKCGVMLGDEQFALSAEWEKEGALALVGMGVEPGLSDVFARHAADELFDTIDEIGVRDGANLTVDGYDFAPSFSIWTTIEECLNPPVVYEEERGWFTTEPFSEPEVFDFPAGIGPVECVNVEHEEVLLVPRWVGARRVTFKYGLGAEFIETLKTLHRLGLDRTSPVTVPGPDGPVAVSPRDVVAACLPDPATLGDRMRGKTCAGTWVRGTKDGAPREVYLYHVVDNEWSMAEYGCQAVVWQTAVNPVVALELLATGAWSGTGVLGPEAFPARPFLDLLTAYESPWGLREQ from the coding sequence ATGCGTGTACTGCTCGTGGGAGCCGGCGGTGTGGGTACCGCCATCACCCGGATCGCGGCCCGCCGCCCGTTCCTCGACCTGATGGTGGTCGCCGACTACGACCCGGCCCGCGCCGAGGCGGCGGTCGCGGCGCTCGGGGACGCCTCGGACCGGTTCCTCGCCGAGCGCGTGGACGCGGGCGACGAGGCCGGTGTGGCCCGGCTGCTCGCCCGGCACGGCTGCGACGTGCTGCTGAACGCCACCGACCCGCGGTTCGTGATGCCGCTGTTCCGTGCGGCCCGGGCGGCCGGCGTCGGCTATGTCGACATGGCGATGTCCCTGTCCCGGCCGCATCCCGAGCAGCCGTACGAGAAGTGCGGGGTCATGCTCGGCGACGAGCAGTTCGCGCTGTCCGCCGAGTGGGAGAAGGAGGGGGCGCTCGCCCTGGTCGGCATGGGCGTGGAGCCCGGCCTCTCGGACGTCTTCGCCCGCCACGCGGCCGACGAACTCTTCGACACCATCGACGAGATCGGCGTCCGCGACGGTGCGAACCTCACCGTCGACGGCTACGACTTCGCGCCGTCCTTCAGCATCTGGACCACCATCGAGGAGTGCCTGAACCCGCCGGTCGTCTACGAGGAGGAGCGCGGCTGGTTCACCACCGAGCCGTTCAGCGAGCCCGAGGTGTTCGACTTCCCGGCGGGCATCGGACCGGTGGAGTGCGTGAACGTGGAGCACGAGGAGGTGCTGCTCGTACCGCGCTGGGTCGGTGCGCGGCGCGTCACGTTCAAGTACGGCCTCGGCGCGGAGTTCATCGAGACCCTGAAGACCCTGCACCGGCTGGGACTTGACCGTACGTCACCGGTGACGGTGCCGGGCCCGGACGGACCGGTGGCGGTCTCGCCGCGGGACGTGGTCGCGGCGTGCCTGCCCGACCCGGCGACGCTGGGCGACCGGATGCGCGGCAAGACGTGCGCGGGCACCTGGGTGCGCGGCACCAAGGACGGTGCGCCGCGCGAGGTCTACCTGTACCACGTGGTCGACAACGAGTGGTCCATGGCGGAGTACGGTTGTCAGGCGGTGGTGTGGCAGACGGCGGTCAATCCGGTCGTCGCCCTCGAACTCCTCGCCACCGGTGCCTGGTCGGGCACGGGCGTCCTCGGCCCCGAGGCCTTCCCCGCGCGTCCGTTCCTCGACCTGCTGACCGCGTACGAATCCCCCTGGGGCCTGCGCGAGCAGTGA
- a CDS encoding WhiB family transcriptional regulator, with product MQNWRDHAACRQEDPDLFFPIGTTGPAQVQAQQAKRVCGHCPVREQCLDWALETGQSIGIWGGTTETERRSLRRRARSRPRSG from the coding sequence ATGCAGAACTGGCGCGACCATGCCGCGTGCCGTCAGGAGGACCCCGACCTGTTCTTCCCGATCGGCACCACCGGCCCCGCTCAGGTGCAGGCCCAGCAGGCGAAGAGGGTCTGCGGGCACTGCCCGGTCCGTGAGCAGTGTCTCGACTGGGCGCTGGAGACGGGACAGAGCATCGGCATCTGGGGCGGTACGACGGAGACGGAGCGGCGCTCCCTGCGGCGCCGCGCCCGCTCCCGGCCACGCTCGGGCTGA
- a CDS encoding sensor histidine kinase: protein MRRGTAAARRTPLRKRLLVRLLSVSALIAVCSVAATAWLAVTTTTSALKEEQGQDLAADNSILARLSGYAATHTDWTGVRRTVRDLAASTGRRIALTTADRTVLADSAPRGTPLPPRPAATVDPLRTDTWTETGAQLSGIDPRAVGPYRVTAAERAELDTLAAERKRCYERFGVDSTVERTPGGRPVLSSPDGTDTSYAAEQCADGRLNTPTPTERRALDELSELTRPCLRRAGLDIEGPVFLTVDPGGRDLVGGYPLYKYARSGTRLGQAAQGCVQTARRTQLEPYVAPVAELFLGIGDQNPSRFDMSPANKAKVVGAAGLVLAVTVAVTALVALRLSRPLRALTEAAQQPPELHVRVPVATRDEIGILAEAFNDLTERRERLEAQRKAMVSDIAHELRSPLTNIRGWLEVVRDGVVDPDPELLASLHEEALVLQRIIDDLQDLAAADAGTLRVHREPLRAADLLDQVAAAHRVAARTAGVTLRADADGTAWLDADPVRMRQALGNLVSNALRHTPAEGTVTLTARRDGEQVVLTVADTGSGIAPEDLPHVFDRFWRAEKSRSRRTGGSGLGLPIVRHLVAAHGGTARATSEPGTGTVFTLRLPAAAPPGDAS from the coding sequence GTGAGACGCGGGACGGCGGCCGCGCGCCGGACACCGCTGCGCAAACGGCTGCTCGTCCGGCTGCTGTCCGTCTCCGCCCTCATCGCCGTCTGCTCGGTCGCGGCCACCGCCTGGCTCGCCGTCACGACCACCACCAGCGCCCTGAAGGAGGAACAGGGCCAGGACCTCGCGGCCGACAACAGCATCCTGGCCCGGCTCAGCGGCTACGCCGCCACCCACACCGACTGGACCGGCGTGCGCCGCACCGTCCGCGACCTCGCCGCGAGCACCGGCCGCCGGATCGCCCTGACCACAGCGGACCGCACCGTCCTCGCCGACTCCGCGCCCCGCGGCACCCCGCTGCCGCCGCGCCCGGCCGCCACCGTCGACCCGCTGCGCACCGACACCTGGACCGAGACCGGCGCCCAGCTCAGCGGCATCGACCCGCGCGCGGTCGGGCCGTACCGGGTCACGGCCGCCGAGCGGGCGGAACTGGACACGCTGGCCGCCGAACGCAAACGCTGCTACGAGCGTTTCGGGGTCGACTCCACCGTGGAGCGGACCCCCGGCGGGCGTCCCGTGCTCAGCAGCCCCGACGGCACCGACACCTCCTACGCCGCCGAACAGTGCGCGGACGGCCGGCTGAACACCCCCACTCCGACGGAACGCAGGGCCCTGGACGAACTCTCCGAGCTCACCCGGCCCTGCCTGCGGCGCGCGGGCCTGGACATCGAGGGGCCCGTGTTCCTCACCGTCGACCCCGGCGGCCGCGACCTCGTGGGCGGCTACCCGCTGTACAAGTACGCCCGCTCCGGCACCCGGCTCGGGCAGGCCGCCCAGGGCTGTGTGCAGACCGCCCGCCGCACCCAGCTGGAGCCCTACGTCGCCCCGGTGGCCGAGCTGTTCCTCGGCATCGGCGACCAGAACCCCTCCCGGTTCGACATGTCACCGGCCAACAAGGCCAAGGTGGTCGGCGCGGCCGGCCTGGTGCTCGCCGTCACCGTCGCCGTCACCGCCCTGGTCGCCCTGCGGCTCTCCCGGCCGCTGCGCGCCCTGACCGAGGCCGCGCAGCAGCCGCCCGAACTGCACGTCCGCGTCCCCGTGGCCACCCGGGACGAGATCGGCATCCTCGCGGAGGCGTTCAACGACCTGACCGAGCGCCGGGAGCGCCTGGAGGCCCAGCGCAAGGCCATGGTCAGCGACATCGCCCACGAACTGCGCAGCCCGCTCACCAACATCCGCGGCTGGCTGGAGGTGGTCCGCGACGGCGTCGTCGACCCGGACCCGGAACTGCTCGCCTCCCTGCACGAGGAGGCACTCGTGCTCCAGCGGATCATCGACGACCTCCAGGACCTCGCCGCCGCCGACGCGGGCACCCTGCGCGTGCACCGCGAGCCGCTGCGCGCCGCCGACCTGCTCGACCAGGTGGCGGCCGCCCACCGGGTGGCCGCCCGCACCGCCGGGGTCACCCTGCGCGCCGACGCCGACGGCACCGCCTGGCTCGACGCCGACCCGGTCCGGATGCGCCAGGCCCTCGGGAACCTGGTCTCCAACGCGCTGCGGCACACCCCCGCCGAGGGCACGGTCACGCTGACCGCCCGCCGGGACGGCGAGCAGGTCGTCCTCACCGTCGCCGACACCGGCAGCGGCATCGCCCCCGAGGATCTGCCGCACGTGTTCGACCGGTTCTGGCGGGCCGAGAAGTCCCGCAGCCGCCGCACCGGCGGCAGCGGACTCGGACTGCCGATCGTCCGGCACCTGGTCGCCGCCCACGGCGGCACCGCCCGGGCCACGAGCGAACCCGGCACCGGCACCGTCTTCACCCTGCGGCTGCCCGCGGCCGCACCGCCCGGCGACGCCTCCTGA
- a CDS encoding response regulator transcription factor: MCAHVLVAEDDEKQAELIRRSLLAEGHTATVVHDGAAALDAVRRLRPDLLVLDLMLPVIDGFGVCRVLRADAEDPDLPVVMLTARSAEDDVLLGLELGADDYMTKPYSPRELMARIRTVLRRGGRGASAREDDPVVRAGGLSVHPVRHEVRCDGVPVECTPAEFQILLAMAAEPDRVFSRRQLLQCTRGFDRSSTERAVDVHIMNLRRKIEADPRRPVRLVTVFGVGYKLSGGRP; this comes from the coding sequence GTGTGCGCACATGTACTGGTCGCCGAGGACGACGAGAAGCAGGCCGAACTGATCCGCCGCTCCCTGCTGGCCGAGGGACACACCGCCACGGTGGTGCACGACGGGGCCGCCGCGCTCGACGCGGTCCGCCGGCTCAGGCCCGACCTGCTGGTGCTGGACCTGATGCTCCCGGTGATCGACGGCTTCGGCGTGTGCCGGGTGCTGCGCGCCGACGCCGAGGACCCGGACCTGCCCGTCGTCATGCTCACCGCCCGGTCGGCCGAGGACGACGTGCTGCTCGGCCTGGAACTGGGCGCCGACGACTACATGACCAAGCCGTACAGCCCGCGCGAGCTGATGGCCCGGATCCGCACCGTCCTCAGACGCGGTGGGCGGGGCGCGAGCGCCCGCGAGGACGACCCGGTCGTCCGCGCCGGCGGGCTCAGCGTCCACCCGGTGCGGCACGAGGTGCGCTGCGACGGCGTCCCGGTGGAGTGCACCCCGGCCGAGTTCCAGATCCTGCTGGCCATGGCGGCCGAACCGGACCGGGTGTTCTCCCGGCGGCAACTGCTGCAGTGCACCCGCGGTTTCGACCGGTCCTCCACCGAACGGGCCGTCGACGTGCACATCATGAACCTGCGCCGGAAGATCGAGGCCGACCCGCGGCGGCCGGTCCGCCTGGTGACCGTGTTCGGCGTCGGCTACAAGCTCAGCGGCGGCCGGCCGTGA